From one Lycium ferocissimum isolate CSIRO_LF1 chromosome 7, AGI_CSIRO_Lferr_CH_V1, whole genome shotgun sequence genomic stretch:
- the LOC132065496 gene encoding protein phosphatase 1 regulatory subunit SDS22 has product MAVLSSKQVLKDNKTTDPSSITSLTLTHKALSDVSCLSEFENLQRLDLGFNNLTSLEGLKLCLNLKWLSVVQNKLQSLKGIEGLSKLTVLNAGKNKLKSMDEVSGLVNLRALILNDNDIVPICKLDKMKELNTLVLSRNPISGIGHSLAKINSLTKLSLSNCQLHGIDSSLKSCTELKELRLAHNDIKTLPSELAFNIKLQNLDIGNNVIMKRSDLKVLSSLVNLKNLNLQGNPIAEKEDLAKKVKKQMPHLQILNAKPIEKAMKKEEGGIVDDENGSDHHEESTFLENDIVKKSKKSSKNGKNAADTAETVLTDPDIHKESKLKKEKINEFDKASGRKRKEELVQAEKRTNFDTGEEQKHKKQKKSEVLPENASNVEDKETAKKSSKKAKQNKASAIDDGETPFSDLFVSDLSDPLTSSRKDGNHKTLQNVDAAAGLATFPKKKKQNKNLVTGAAALQLSSASDEIGLGGPSTWGD; this is encoded by the exons ATGGCTGTATTGAGCTCAAAGCAAGTGTTGAAAGACAACAAAACAACTGACCCAAGTTCCATTACATCTCTTACCCTCACTCACAAAGCTCTTTCTGAT GTCTCTTGTTTGAGTGAGTTTGAAAATTTGCAAAGGCTTGATCTTGGGTTTAACAATTTAACTTCACTTGag GGATTGAAGTTATGTTTGAATTTGAAGTGGCTATCTGTTGTGCAAAATAAACTTCAGAGCTTGAAAGGGATTGAAGGGCTTAGTAAACTCACT GTACTGAATGCCGGAAAAAACAAGCTTAAATCTATGGACGAGGTCAGTGGTCTTGTGAACTTGCGTGCGCTGATTTTGAACG ATAATGACATTGTTCCAATTTGCAAGCTTGATAAAATGAAAGAGTTGAATACATTAG TTCTTTCGAGAAATCCAATATCTGGAATTGGCCACAGTCTGGCCAAAATCAACTCACTCACAAAA TTGTCTCTCTCTAATTGCCAACTGCACGGTATTGACTCTTCACTTAAATCCTGCACCGAGTTAAAGGAGCTACGACTTGCTCATAATGATATTAAG ACACTTCCTAGTGAGTTGGCTTTTAATATAAAGCTACAAAACTTAGACATCGGGAACAATGTGATCATGAAGCGGTCAGATCTGAAG GTGCTGTCTTCATTAGTTAACTTGAAAAACTTAAACCTACAAGGGAACCCCATTGCTGAAAAGGAAGATTTGGCCAAAAAG gtcaagaaacaaatgccaCATTTGCAGATTCTCAATGCTAAACCTATTGAAAAGGCCATGAAAAAGGAAGAGGGTGGTATAGTcgatgatgaaaatggaagtGATCACCATGAAGAGAGTACTTTCCTGGAGAATGACATAGTGAAAAAGTCTAAAAAGTCCTCAAAGAATGGTAAAAATGCTGCTGATACAGCAGAAACTGTACTCACTGATCCTGATATACATAAGGAATCAAAGCTCAAAAAGGAAAAGATTAACGAATTTGATAAAGCTTCTGGCCGTAAGAGGAAGGAGGAGTTGGTACAAGCAGAAAAAAGAACCAATTTTGACACAGGAGAGGAACAAAAGCACAAAAAACAGAAGAAGAGCGAAGTCTTGCCGGAGAATGCTTCAAATGTCGAGGATAAGGAAACAGCTAAAAAGTCTAGTAAGAAGGCTAAACAAAATAAAGCAAGTGCAATTGACGATGGAGAAACTCCTTTCTCGGATCTTTTTGTCTCTGATTTATCAGATCCATTGACCAGTAGCCGGAAGGACGGTAATCACAAGACACTCCAAAATGTTGATGCAGCTGCAGGTTTGGCTACATTcccgaaaaagaaaaagcagaaCAAGAATCTTGTAACTGGTGCTGCTGCTCTTCAATTGTCATCAGCAAGTGATGAAATTGGGTTAGGTGGTCCATCAACATGGGGTGACTAG